The Catenulispora sp. EB89 genome includes a region encoding these proteins:
- a CDS encoding LysR family transcriptional regulator has translation MDTALLEVFLEVARRESFTAAAGSLGYTQSAISRQIAVLESSVGGPLFDRLPRGVRLTEEGRALVPHATAVVGRLRAAVADVRAVRTLGGGGLRIGAIPTADMALIPRAIAKFRRAHPAVVVTHTEGLTRGLVVDVREGDLDLAVVGTAHPEPAFEGVHLRKLMDDALSVALPLGHRLAARDMLSLADLEGENWIAGQPRTQDTLIAGVQDSDFRPQIPYVVLEWSAKQGFVAAGLGVTLVPTLAAASVRSDVVVVALDPQEVTPRSVFVATPEGVEDSAAVAAFLELLRVAALDR, from the coding sequence ATGGACACCGCATTGCTCGAAGTCTTCCTGGAGGTCGCGCGGCGCGAGTCGTTCACCGCGGCGGCCGGTTCGCTCGGCTACACGCAGTCGGCGATATCGCGTCAGATAGCCGTGCTCGAGTCGTCGGTCGGAGGCCCGCTGTTCGACCGCCTCCCACGGGGCGTACGGCTGACGGAGGAAGGCCGGGCCTTGGTGCCGCACGCGACGGCCGTCGTAGGCCGTCTGCGGGCCGCTGTGGCCGATGTACGGGCCGTCCGGACGTTGGGCGGCGGGGGCCTCCGGATCGGCGCGATCCCGACGGCCGACATGGCCCTGATCCCGCGGGCGATCGCGAAGTTCCGGCGGGCGCATCCGGCGGTCGTCGTGACGCATACCGAAGGGCTCACCCGCGGGCTGGTCGTGGACGTCCGCGAAGGGGATCTGGACCTGGCGGTCGTCGGGACGGCGCATCCCGAGCCGGCCTTCGAGGGCGTCCATCTGCGCAAGCTGATGGACGACGCCTTGTCGGTGGCGCTGCCGCTCGGCCACCGCCTGGCGGCCCGGGACATGCTGTCGCTGGCCGATCTCGAGGGCGAGAACTGGATCGCGGGCCAGCCGCGCACGCAGGACACGCTGATCGCCGGAGTGCAGGACTCGGACTTCCGGCCGCAGATCCCTTACGTGGTCCTGGAATGGTCCGCGAAGCAGGGATTCGTGGCGGCCGGACTGGGCGTCACGCTGGTCCCGACGTTGGCGGCCGCCTCGGTGCGGTCGGACGTGGTCGTGGTAGCGCTGGATCCTCAGGAAGTGACCCCGCGGTCGGTCTTCGTCGCGACCCCCGAAGGGGTGGAGGACAGCGCGGCGGTCGCGGCGTTTCTGGAGCTCCTCAGGGTCGCCGCGCTTGATCGGTGA
- a CDS encoding RidA family protein, producing MTAFTLDNPAGVPSSQHKAFSNVAVIPLGDRTLLMLAGQVAWDDDHKIVGGGDLRAQTRRVMDLIVQLLAAHGATLADVVSLRTFLTDISRIREYGDVRGEYFQGLPAPTSTTVEVASLFLPEALIEVEATAVI from the coding sequence ATGACCGCTTTCACTCTCGACAATCCCGCCGGCGTCCCCAGTTCGCAGCACAAAGCCTTCTCCAACGTCGCCGTGATCCCGCTCGGCGACCGCACCCTGCTGATGCTCGCCGGCCAGGTGGCGTGGGACGACGACCACAAGATCGTCGGCGGCGGCGACCTGCGCGCCCAGACCCGCCGGGTCATGGACCTGATCGTCCAGCTGCTGGCGGCGCACGGCGCGACCCTGGCGGACGTCGTCAGCCTCCGGACGTTCCTGACCGACATCTCGCGCATCCGCGAGTACGGCGACGTGCGCGGCGAGTACTTCCAGGGACTGCCCGCACCGACCAGCACCACGGTCGAGGTCGCGTCGCTGTTCCTGCCGGAGGCGCTGATCGAGGTCGAGGCGACCGCCGTCATCTGA
- a CDS encoding alpha/beta fold hydrolase, giving the protein MPTVRVGDIDVYYEIHGEGPPLVFIGGLGVDLTVFAPFTDLLARTFRVLTFDNRGAGRTDKPDAPYSIPMMADDTLGLMDALGIARANVVGVSMGGRIAMELAAEHPSRIDRLVLISTAATGTGRLRMSLPARILGLAKRLHLLRAEGETQRQPHYAHHHQLTASTTYDGTDRLPAISAPTLILHARRDRSMKPAAALATRVGIRDSEIEFFRGGHMFFLLTQRDAVAARVEDFLQDWRDRRWPSTLAEI; this is encoded by the coding sequence GTGCCAACGGTTCGAGTCGGCGACATCGACGTCTACTACGAGATCCACGGCGAGGGCCCGCCCCTGGTGTTCATCGGCGGCCTCGGCGTGGATCTGACCGTGTTCGCACCCTTCACCGACCTGCTGGCGCGCACCTTCCGCGTGCTCACCTTCGACAACCGCGGCGCGGGCCGCACCGACAAGCCCGACGCGCCGTATTCGATCCCGATGATGGCCGACGACACCCTCGGCCTCATGGACGCCCTCGGCATAGCCCGAGCGAACGTCGTCGGCGTATCGATGGGCGGCCGCATCGCCATGGAACTCGCCGCCGAACACCCGTCCCGCATCGACCGCCTGGTCCTGATCTCCACAGCCGCCACCGGAACCGGCCGATTACGCATGTCGCTCCCGGCCCGGATCCTGGGCCTCGCGAAACGCCTGCACCTCCTGCGCGCGGAGGGAGAGACCCAACGCCAACCGCACTACGCGCACCACCACCAACTCACCGCCAGCACCACCTACGACGGCACCGACCGCCTCCCCGCCATCAGCGCTCCCACCCTGATCCTGCACGCCCGCCGCGACCGCAGCATGAAGCCCGCCGCCGCCCTCGCCACCCGCGTCGGCATCCGCGACTCCGAGATCGAGTTCTTCCGCGGCGGCCACATGTTCTTCCTGCTGACCCAGCGCGACGCCGTCGCGGCGCGGGTCGAGGACTTCCTGCAGGACTGGCGGGACCGACGGTGGCCGTCGACGCTGGCGGAGATCTAG
- a CDS encoding TetR/AcrR family transcriptional regulator: MAENGRRRREYAPRVPIEQRRRELLDAALRIVVRDGHAAVTMEAVAAGAGVTKPVVYGVFPNREALLGELLQREQGAALEQLVELLPGLRKGLKDGAHPADVLADALDGFLAAVRAAPERWSCIVLPMADMPPQFNAAREETRGLVLASAQELGRWITRTFDAPADLDPELIAHTVVTLAEMAARLVLTDPGRYEPARFVKGLRAAVGLVR; encoded by the coding sequence GTGGCGGAGAACGGACGGCGGCGGCGCGAGTACGCGCCGCGGGTACCGATCGAGCAGCGTCGCAGGGAGTTGCTGGACGCGGCGCTGCGGATCGTCGTCCGGGACGGGCACGCGGCGGTGACTATGGAAGCGGTGGCAGCGGGCGCGGGGGTCACCAAGCCCGTGGTCTACGGGGTGTTCCCGAACCGGGAGGCGCTGCTGGGGGAGTTGCTGCAGCGGGAGCAGGGGGCCGCGCTGGAGCAGTTGGTGGAGTTGCTGCCGGGGCTGCGCAAAGGTCTCAAGGACGGAGCGCATCCCGCGGACGTCCTGGCCGACGCGCTCGACGGGTTCCTGGCCGCGGTCCGGGCGGCGCCGGAGCGGTGGTCCTGCATCGTGCTGCCGATGGCCGACATGCCCCCGCAGTTCAACGCGGCGCGCGAGGAGACGCGGGGGCTGGTGCTGGCCTCGGCGCAGGAGTTGGGGCGGTGGATCACGCGGACGTTCGACGCGCCGGCCGATCTGGACCCGGAGTTGATCGCGCACACGGTGGTGACGCTCGCGGAGATGGCGGCTCGGCTGGTGCTGACCGATCCGGGGCGGTACGAGCCGGCGCGGTTTGTGAAGGGGTTGCGCGCGGCTGTGGGGTTGGTTCGCTAG
- a CDS encoding oxygenase MpaB family protein codes for MPHPTAEEVPVSPDRGPLRSLDNGFFGPDSVSWRVWTSPTSLIGFQRAVVLEHFDPPLAAAVADSGGIYEDPHGRLDQTLAYFLTVAVGDSRTVVQASEFLMRVHAKATGVEPITGKRYSANNPESQLWIHLTGWHSVLKCYELYGPGRLSKADEDRYWAECRIAAELQTCDPADVPRNREEVKAYFEKVRPQLSSSERAHRGMHYLLYPPLKKVGFRIWAASRFTAILSIHSLPKWMRRTGGFHQWRLIDLGIRIAQPFIRIGTRIAKVPRIGITVISPVAPVTGKVLRQHYRSAPPQTPAVLSPAQARELHGTMGSRRADQQKQAVSPNG; via the coding sequence ATGCCCCACCCCACCGCCGAGGAAGTCCCCGTCTCCCCCGACCGCGGACCGCTACGCAGCCTCGACAACGGCTTCTTCGGCCCGGACTCGGTGAGCTGGCGGGTCTGGACGTCGCCGACCTCGCTGATCGGGTTCCAGCGCGCCGTCGTGCTCGAGCACTTCGACCCTCCGCTGGCCGCGGCGGTCGCCGACAGCGGCGGCATCTACGAGGACCCGCACGGCCGCCTCGACCAGACCCTCGCCTACTTCCTCACAGTGGCCGTCGGCGACAGCCGCACAGTGGTTCAAGCCTCGGAATTCCTCATGCGTGTCCACGCCAAAGCCACCGGTGTCGAACCCATTACCGGGAAACGCTATAGCGCCAACAACCCAGAGTCCCAACTGTGGATCCACCTAACGGGATGGCACAGTGTTCTGAAGTGTTACGAGCTCTATGGCCCCGGCCGCTTGTCCAAGGCCGACGAGGACCGCTACTGGGCCGAGTGCCGCATCGCCGCCGAGCTCCAGACCTGCGACCCCGCCGACGTTCCGCGCAACCGCGAAGAGGTCAAGGCGTACTTCGAGAAAGTGCGTCCGCAGTTGAGCTCTTCAGAGCGTGCGCACCGCGGAATGCACTACCTGCTCTACCCGCCGCTCAAGAAGGTCGGCTTCCGGATCTGGGCCGCGTCCCGCTTCACCGCGATCCTGAGCATTCACTCGCTGCCGAAATGGATGCGCCGTACAGGCGGGTTCCACCAGTGGCGGCTTATAGACCTCGGCATACGTATAGCGCAGCCATTCATCCGTATAGGGACGCGCATCGCAAAGGTGCCGCGCATCGGTATCACGGTCATCTCACCGGTCGCCCCGGTAACCGGCAAGGTTCTGCGCCAGCACTACAGATCCGCGCCGCCGCAGACCCCCGCGGTCCTCAGCCCCGCGCAAGCCCGCGAACTCCACGGAACGATGGGCTCACGCCGCGCCGATCAGCAGAAGCAGGCCGTATCCCCGAACGGATAG
- the dapB gene encoding 4-hydroxy-tetrahydrodipicolinate reductase produces the protein MTSVTQALGQSVVKVAVFGAAGRMGQAVCRAVLDAPGLDLVAQIDADDDPQRAVEAGAEVAVDFTHPGVTVQNIEFCVRNGINVVVGTSGFDEARQDQVRALLHGTDVRVLVAPNFSIGAVLMMRFAATAAPYFESVEIVELHHPDKVDAPSGTATRTAELVAEARAAAGSAPMPDATKTGLDGARGAVVESIPVHSVRLRGLIAHQEVLLGSVGETLTIRHDSLDRASFMPGVVLACKKTGTLPAGLTVGLDALLDI, from the coding sequence ATGACCAGTGTGACGCAGGCTCTGGGCCAGTCGGTGGTGAAGGTCGCGGTGTTCGGGGCGGCCGGCCGGATGGGGCAGGCCGTCTGCCGCGCCGTGCTGGACGCGCCGGGCCTGGACCTGGTCGCCCAGATCGACGCCGACGACGACCCGCAGCGCGCGGTCGAGGCCGGCGCCGAGGTCGCGGTCGACTTCACGCACCCCGGCGTGACCGTGCAGAACATCGAGTTCTGCGTCCGCAACGGGATCAACGTGGTGGTCGGCACCTCCGGCTTCGACGAGGCCCGCCAGGACCAGGTCCGCGCGCTGCTGCACGGCACCGACGTGCGGGTTCTGGTCGCCCCGAACTTCTCCATCGGCGCCGTGCTGATGATGCGGTTCGCGGCGACGGCGGCGCCGTACTTCGAGAGCGTGGAGATCGTCGAGCTGCACCACCCGGACAAGGTCGACGCGCCCTCGGGCACCGCCACCCGCACCGCGGAGCTGGTCGCCGAGGCCCGCGCCGCGGCCGGGAGCGCGCCGATGCCCGATGCCACGAAGACCGGTCTGGACGGTGCGCGCGGCGCGGTGGTCGAGAGCATCCCCGTGCACTCGGTCCGGCTGCGCGGCCTGATCGCGCACCAGGAAGTGCTGCTCGGCAGCGTCGGCGAGACGCTGACGATCCGCCACGACTCGCTGGACCGCGCCTCGTTCATGCCCGGCGTGGTGCTGGCCTGCAAGAAGACCGGGACGCTCCCGGCCGGCCTGACCGTCGGCCTGGACGCGTTGCTGGACATCTGA